In Rhodospirillales bacterium, the genomic window GGCGACCGCGAGGAAGGCGGCGATGAAGACAAAAAGACGCGCGGCGTTCATTCCACCGCGATCTTCGCCCGATGGGTGGCGGCAAATCCGTTATCGCCGGTCCAGCGCAACTCGATGGTTCCGCTTTCGGTCGCGACGGTGTGGAAGGAAATGAACGGATTGGCGGCGACCGCGGGGAAGAATTGCGCGCTGAAAATTTCCTCGCCGTTGTAGAGCGCGACGAACGACGTGATGATGTCGCGCGGGCGAAGAACGCCGGTGGTGGTGTAGCGGAACCCGTTTTCCATCACGTGCCCGATCAGCGCGCTGATGGCGATGATTTCACCTTTCCTCGCCTTGGCCGGCACGTTG contains:
- a CDS encoding thiosulfate oxidation carrier complex protein SoxZ yields the protein MTAPRAIVNVPAKARKGEIIAISALIGHVMENGFRYTTTGVLRPRDIITSFVALYNGEEIFSAQFFPAVAANPFISFHTVATESGTIELRWTGDNGFAATHRAKIAVE